A part of Liolophura sinensis isolate JHLJ2023 chromosome 1, CUHK_Ljap_v2, whole genome shotgun sequence genomic DNA contains:
- the LOC135482182 gene encoding protein GDAP2 homolog: protein MSSDPDPLGARHEVVEVDQLTRWNFTQLPEYKEKTEAEKAQPSPFPWRNDLNSKIVLWEGDPTLLNVHALVNSSNEALNDKNSLSDRIFRKAGKQLTQEVNTNLKGCRTGEAKITKGYGLLARYVIHTVGPRYNVKYLTAAESALYNCYRNVLQLSKENGIRSLALCNIHTLRRGYPLEDGAHIGTRTVRRFLEKYGDSFDTIIFVMTEESAKEIYRQVLPLYFPRNHEEEVFAVSHLPPDLGNEDGEPVIPDRQIRILDKPTFAAYKSRENDFEETIDLNQAFGTSTALDVGHHPFAKMESDVDKEKKTAVLYGKNVREQQLLEQKRRYERLLKRARTCDLSQIAALRCLYLSGVDRYGRHVVVFIGKHFCSEEIDLDKALLYFLHVMDPVVDKEYVIVYFHTLTTARNRPESGFMKDIYSLVDYKYRKNLKAFYIVHPTFWSRLSTWFFTTFTASDIKNKVKNLPGIEYLYTRINPDQLDIPPFVMDYDMQINGTRYYVPSQHDSVDNL, encoded by the exons ATGAGTTCAGATCCTGATCCACTTGGAGCCAGACATGAAGTGGTAGAAGTCGATCAGTTGACGAGATGGAACTTCACACAACTCCCCGAATATAAGGAGAAGACTGAAGCTGAAAAGGCTCAACCCAGCCCATTTCCCTGGAGGAACGACCTGAATTCCAAAATTGTTCTGTG GGAAGGGGATCCCACATTACTGAATGTCCATGCTTTGGTGAACTCTTCAAATGAAGCTCTCAATGACAAAAATTCTCTGTCTGATCGGATATTCAGAAAAGCTGGCAAACAACTGACCCAGGAAGTGAACACAAACCTTAAAG GTTGCAGAACAGGGGAAGCCAAAATCACGAAAGGTTACGGGCTGCTAGCGCGATATGTAATCCATACAGTAGGCCCGCGTTACAACGTTAAATACTTGACAGCGGCTGAGAGCGCCCTCTATAATTGTTACAGAAATGTTCTACAATTGTCAAA GGAAAATGGTATCCGATCTCTAGCCCTatgtaatatacacacattACGGAGGGGGTATCCTTTGGAAGATGGAGCACACATAGGCACAA GAACAGTGCGAAGGTTTCTGGAGAAGTATGGAGACAGTTTTGACACAATTATATTTGTGATGACAGAAGAGTCTGCAAAG GAGATATATCGTCAGGTATTGCCGCTCTACTTCCCCCGTAACCATGAGGAAGAGGTGTTTGCTGTCAGCCACCTGCCCCCTGACCTGGGTAACGAGGACGGAGAACCTGTCATACCTGACAGGCAGATTAGGATTCTGGATAAGCCTACCTTTGCTGCGTACA AGAGTCGTGAAAATGACTTTGAGGAGACGATAGACCTGAACCAGGCATTTGGCACGTCAACAGCTCTCGATGTTGGCCATCATCCTTTTGCCAAGATGGAGTCAGATGtggacaaagagaaaaaaactgcTGTGTTGTACGGCAAGAATGTGCGGGAACAGCAACTGCTGGAGCAAAAGAGAAG ATATGAACGTTTATTGAAAAGAGCGCGGACATGTGACCTGTCCCAGATAGCTGCTCTCCGATGCCTGTATTTATCAGGAGTTGATCGTTATGGCAGACACGTTGTCGTGTTCATTGGAAAACATTTTTGCTCTGAGGAAATAGACCTGGACAAG GCCCTGTTGTATTTTCTCCATGTGATGGACCCTGTAGTGGACAAGGAGTATGTCATTGTGTACTTCCACACCCTGACCACAGCTAGGAACAGGCCTGAGTCTGGCTTCATGAAAGATATATACTCTCTGGTTGATTACAA ATATAGAAAAAACTTGAAAGCATTTTACATTGTTCATCCCACATTCTGGTCAAGA TTGTCCACATGGTTTTTCACAACGTTTACTGCTTCTGATATCAAGAATAAAGTGAAGAACCTGCCAGGGATAGAATACCTGTACACACGGATTAACCCGGACCAGCTGGATATCCCTCCCTTTGTCATGGATTATGACATGCAG ATTAACGGCACACGCTACTATGTGCCTTCACAACATGACAGTGTAGACAACCTTTGA
- the LOC135467182 gene encoding WD and tetratricopeptide repeats protein 1-like produces MMLSRNILTKTIQREIEDGGHASFQRRFHVTSDFVNRLGLEAELEGHQGCVNCLEWNESGTLLASGSDDVQVIIWDPLRHKSLTTIRTGHQGNIFSVKFLPNSSDSIIVSGAADCKIRVHDLNVKETTHVFSCHAGRVKRIATAPNVPFMFWSAAEDGTIMQFDLRTPELSANYPQNVLINLNAHMGPHAEAKCVALNPIRPEQLAVGANDPYVRLYDRRMLSCKSIKFPNDNGFRSPWERQNLLANFMSAEDYALPQGCAKYLIAGHLPQKQQEYRKKYRTLASTFLTFGPDGSELLVNLGGEQIYMFDVNKPERPQKFDKSLCLAANGLVKEACASTNGYSLHRNGTTANGVTNGVTKHGVLPSSSALSARMDTEASNRSVKRHRPDPRPLSSAVEKIKKAANSCFENEQYHRAIILYNQAVAMASDSPVLYGNRAAAFMKRRWDGDLYAALRDCHTAIKIDPNHLKAHFRLARCLYELSWTKEAYECLQQFKDKFPDYAKSHACAALDRDIKAAIFSQTDSPLPEESEPPSPTEKGDTSPSKKTVVKISDQEKIWRSEACDYAQRFCGHCNTTTDIKEANFFGSNGQYIVAGSDDGSFFIWEKKTTNIVRVLRGDDSIVNCLQSHPTNCLLATSGIDPVVRLWSPRAEDGSKNDREVDNSDDAAVANQKRMNADPLEVMLMNMGYRITGVLDVDEEDPDRSDHTVQCRPS; encoded by the exons GCTCCTGGCTAGTGGATCAGATGATGTCCAGGTGATTATCTGGGATCCTCTCAGGCACAAGTCACTGACCACCATACGGACTGGACATCAGGGAAACATCTTCTCTGTCAAG TTCTTGCCTAACTCCAGCGATTCCATCATCGTAAGCGGGGCAGCTGACTGTAAGATCCGCGTTCATGACCTGAATGTGAAGGAGACCACCCACGTGTTCAGCTGTCATGCCGGCCGAGTCAAGCGCATTGCCACTGCTCCCAAtgtccccttcatgttctggaGTGCTGCTGAAGATGGAACCATTAT GCAGTTTGATCTTCGCACCCCAGAGCTGAGCGCAAACTACCCGCAGAATGTCCTGATAAACCTGAATGCCCACATGGGGCCTCATGCTGAGGCCAAGTGTGTGGCCCTTAACCCAATCCGGCCCGAGCAGCTGGCTGTCGGGGCCAATGACCCCTATGTTCGTCTCTACGACAGACGCATGTTGTCTTGTAAGAGTATCAAGTTCCCTAATGACAACGGATTCAG ATCACCATGGGAGAGACAGAATTTGCTGGCAAACTTCATGTCTGCAGAAGATTACGCATTACCCCAGGGCTGTGCCAAGTACCTGATTGCTG GTCACCTTCCCCAGAAGCAACAAGAGTACAGGAAAAAGTACCGCACCCTAGCCTCCACCTTTCTCACGTTTGGACCTGATGGATCAGAGCTATTAGTCAATCTGGGTGGGGAGCAGATCTACATGTTTGATGTCAACAAACCTGAGAGACCTCAGAAATTTGACAAGTCACTGTGCCTAGCAGCAAATGGACTGGTCAAAG AAGCTTGTGCCTCCACAAATGGCTATAGCCTACACAGGAATGGAACAACAGCCAATGGGGTAACAAATGGTGTGACCAAACACGGAGTTCTCCCCTCATCTTCTGCCCTGTCTGCCAGGATGGACACAGAGGCTTCAAACAGGAGTGTTAAAAG ACACCGACCTGACCCGAGGCCTCTGTCCAGCGCTGTGGAGAAGATAAAGAAGGCAGCGAACAGTTGCTTTGAGAATGAGCAGTACCACCGAGCCATTATCCTGTATAACCAGGCTGTGGCCATGGCGTCTGACTCACCTGTACTGTATGGTAACAGAGCCGCAGCTTTCATGAAGAGAAGATG GGATGGGGATTTGTACGCTGCTCTCCGGGACTGCCACACAGCCATTAAGATTGATCCCAATCATCTGAAAGCCCACTTCCGATTGGCTCGCTGCCTTTACGAGTTGTCATGGACAAAGGAGGCATATGAATGTCTACAGCAATTCAAAGATAAATTTCCTGATTATGCAAAAAGCCATGCGTGTGCGGCCTTAGATCGGGATATCAAGGCGGCTATATTCTCACAGACCGATTCACCACTTCCAG AAGAAAGTGAGCCTCCTAGTCCAACAGAGAAAGGCGATACCTCCCCTTCCAAGAAGACAGTGGTGAAAATCTCCGACCAGGAGAAGATCTGGCGGAGTGAAGCCTGTGATTATGCGCAGAGGTTCTGCGGGCACTGCAACACAACCACCGACATCAAAGAGGCCAACTTCTTTGGAAG cAATGGTCAGTATATTGTGGCTGGCTCTGATGATGGCTCCTTCTTTATCTGGGAAAAGAAGACTACGAACATTGTGCGTGTTCTAAGGGGAGACGACTCCATAGTGAACTGTCTACAGTCCCACCCCACCAACTGTCTGCTGGCCACCAGTGGGATAGACCCTGTCGTGAGACTCTGGAGCCCCAGAGCTGAG GATGGCAGTAAGAATGACCGTGAGGTTGACAACTCCGACGATGCTGCTGTAGCCAATCAGAAGAGGATGAACGCTGACCCTCTGGAGGTGATGCTCATGAATATGGGGTACAGAATAACTGGGGTCCTAGATGTTGATGAGGAGGACCCCGATCGGTCAGATCATACCGTCCAGTGTCGACCGAGCTGA